The following are encoded together in the Carassius auratus strain Wakin chromosome 34, ASM336829v1, whole genome shotgun sequence genome:
- the LOC113052962 gene encoding neurofilament medium polypeptide-like isoform X14 gives MSFMSPSRSFSSSSLSGSLGSRGGLFGSISPATIGNLANTLRPTVQINSSTFPPADDKETMKGLNDRLAGYLSKVRLLEDSNIELEKQIKEALMRKGAESDRDWSAYEKIINDLRNQLQEMTMDNARLFLQIDNARLAADDFKVKFESEQAMRQGVEQDLAGLRKMLDDTYMGRMQLEGQIESMREELVFLKKSHEEDVANLKSHISDSQVNVQMESKNNADLNETINNIRTQYERAAQKSREETEEWYKNKFDSITAEVTQNTEALQAGKTELNELRRTKQTLEIDLQALHNMIRSLEDSLRETEARYAHEVNGYNSGLVQLEGELGQVRAQVERQAAEYDALLNIKSKLEAEIATYHCLLEGVVDDEGDKNREEFSLEQALYAAPPPSVGLKKAIVITQEIVDRKGVSQSELEQNPTDHNNHVFGEEEELAEPLVLALELAMEKVKDEQEEFGEQLELAMEKAKDEQEEFGEQLELAMEKAKDEQEEFGEQLELAMEKVKDKQEEFGEQLELQLELAMEKAKDEQEEWGEQLELAMEKAKDEQEEFGEQLELAMEKVKDKQEEFGEQLELQLELAMEKAKDEQEEWGEQLELAMEKAKDEQEEFGEQLELAMEKVKDKQEEFGEQLELQLELAMEKAKDEQEEWGEQLELELELAMEKAKDEQEEFGEQLELAMEKAKDEQEEFGEQLELVMEKAKDEQEEFGEQLELVMEKAKDEQEEFGEQLELAMEKAKDEQEEFGEQLELAMEKAKDEQEEWGEQLELELELAMEKAKDEQEEFGEQLELAMEKAKDEQEEFGEQLELVMEKAKDEQEEFGEQLELVMEKAKDEQEEFGEQLELAMEKAKDEQEEWGEQLELELELAMEKAKDEQEEFGEQLELAMEKAKDEQEDWGEQLELAMEKAKDEQEEWGEQLELELELAMEKAKDEQEEFGEQLELAMEKAKDEQEEFGEQLELAMEKAKDEQEDWGEQLELAMEKAKDEQEEWGEQLELAMEKAKDEQEDWGEQLELAMEKAKDEQEEWGEQLELELELAMEKAKDEQEEFGEQLELAMEKAKDEQEEFGEQLELAMEKAKDEQEEWGEQLELELELAMEKAKDEQEEFGEQLELAMEKAKDEQEDWGEQLELAMEKAKDEQEEWGEQLELELELAMEKAKDEQEEFGEQLELAMEKAKDEQEEFGEQLELAMEKWKDEQEEWGEQLELAMEKWKDEQEEWGEQLGLEMEKLIEEREELEEEEFMKTGVLPRSAHKIWPPQWPPLH, from the exons ATGTCATTCATGAGCCCTTCCAGGAGTTTCTCCAGCTCAAGTCTGTCTGGTAGCTTGGGGTCAAGGGGTGGTTTGTTCGGGTCCATTTCCCCAGCCACTATAGGGAATCTGGCAAACACACTGCGTCCCACTGTGCAGATCAACAGCAGCACTTTTCCCCCAGCTGATGATAAAGAGACCATGAAGGGTCTGAATGACCGTCTGGCGGGGTATCTGTCAAAAGTGCGACTCCTGGAGGACTCCAACATTGAACTGGAGAAGCAAATCAAAGAGGCTCTGATGAGGAAAGGAGCTGAGAGTGACAGAGACTGGAGCGCCTATGAGAAGATCATTAATGATCTGAGAAACCAG CTCCAGGAAATGACCATGGACAATGCCAGACTCTTCTTACAGATAGACAATGCGAGGCTGGCTGCTGACGATTTCAAAGTCAA GTTTGAGTCGGAGCAGGCCATGCGGCAAGGGGTGGAGCAGGATCTGGCAGGACTCCGTAAGATGCTGGACGACACTTACATGGGCCGCATGCAGCTGGAGGGCCAGATCGAGTCTATGAGAGAAGAGCTGGTGTTCCTGAAGAAGAGCCACGAGGAG GATGTTGCCAACCTGAAGAGTCATATCAGTGACTCTCAAGTCAATGTGCAAATGGAGTCTAAAAACAATGCAGACCTCAATGAGACCATTAATAACATCCGCACGCAGTACGAGCGAGCCGCGCAGAAGAGCCGCGAGGAAACTGAAGAGTGGTATAAAAACAAA TTTGACAGCATCACAGCTGAGGTGACTCAGAACACAGAAGCTCTGCAGGCAGGAAAGACCGAGCTGAACGAGCTGCGCAGGACGAAACAAACTCTAGAAATTGACCTGCAGGCTCTGCACAATATG ATTCGATCCCTCGAAGATTCGCTGCGTGAAACAGAGGCACGTTACGCTCATGAAGTCAATGGGTACAACTCTGGATTGGTGCAGCTGGAGGGAGAGCTGGGACAGGTGCGAGCGCAGGTGGAGCGTCAGGCGGCCGAGTATGATGCCCTGCTGAACATCAAGTCCAAACTGGAGGCAGAGATTGCCACCTATCATTGCCTCCTGGAGGGTGTTGTTGACGACGAGGGGGACAAAAATAG AGAGGAATTTTCTTTAGAGCAGGCGTTGTATGCAG CTCCTCCGCCTTCCGTCGGACTTAAGAAAGCCATCGTCATCACGCAAGAAATAGTGGACAGAAAAGGGGTCTCTCAGAGTGAACTTGAGCAAAATCCTACTGATCACAACAACCACGTTTTTGGGGAGGAAGAGGAGTTGGCAGAACCACTGGTGTTAGCTTTGGAGTTAGCAATGGAAAAGGTGAAAGACGAACAAGAGGAGTTTGGAGAACAACTGGAGTTAGCGATGGAAAAGGCAAAAGATGAGCAAGAGGAGTTTGGAGAACAACTGGAGTTAGCGATGGAAAAGGCAAAAGATGAGCAAGAGGAGTTTGGAGAACAACTGGAGTTAGCAATGGAAAAGGTGAAAGACAAGCAAGAGGAGTTTGGAGAACAACTGGAGTTACAGTTGGAGTTAGCGATGGAAAAGGCAAAAGATGAGCAAGAGGAGTGGGGAGAACAACTGGAGTTAGCGATGGAAAAGGCAAAAGACGAACAAGAGGAGTTTGGAGAACAACTGGAGTTAGCAATGGAAAAGGTGAAAGACAAGCAAGAGGAGTTTGGAGAACAACTGGAGTTACAGTTGGAGTTAGCGATGGAAAAGGCAAAAGATGAGCAAGAGGAGTGGGGAGAACAACTGGAGTTAGCGATGGAAAAGGCAAAAGATGAGCAAGAGGAGTTTGGAGAACAACTGGAGTTAGCAATGGAAAAGGTGAAAGACAAGCAAGAGGAGTTTGGAGAACAACTGGAGTTACAGTTGGAGTTAGCGATGGAAAAGGCAAAAGATGAGCAAGAGGAGTGGGGAGAACAACTGGAGTTAGAGTTGGAGTTAGCGATGGAAAAGGCAAAAGATGAGCAAGAGGAGTTTGGAGAACAACTGGAGTTAGCGATGGAAAAGGCAAAAGACGAGCAAGAAGAGTTTGGAGAACAACTGGAGTTAGTGATGGAAAAGGCAAAAGACGAGCAAGAGGAGTTTGGAGAACAACTGGAGTTAGTGATGGAAAAGGCAAAAGATGAGCAAGAGGAGTTTGGAGAACAACTGGAGTTAGCGATGGAAAAGGCAAAAGATGAGCAAGAGGAGTTTGGAGAACAACTGGAGTTAGCGATGGAAAAGGCAAAAGACGAGCAAGAGGAGTGGGGAGAACAACTGGAGTTAGAGTTGGAGTTAGCGATGGAAAAGGCAAAAGATGAGCAAGAGGAGTTTGGAGAACAACTGGAGTTAGCGATGGAAAAGGCAAAAGACGAGCAAGAAGAGTTTGGAGAACAACTGGAGTTAGTGATGGAAAAGGCAAAAGACGAGCAAGAGGAGTTTGGAGAACAACTGGAGTTAGTGATGGAAAAGGCAAAAGATGAGCAAGAGGAGTTTGGAGAACAACTGGAGTTAGCGATGGAAAAGGCAAAAGATGAGCAAGAGGAGTGGGGAGAACAACTGGAGTTAGAGTTGGAGTTAGCGATGGAAAAGGCAAAAGATGAGCAAGAGGAGTTTGGAGAACAACTGGAGTTAGCGATGGAAAAGGCAAAAGACGAGCAAGAGGATTGGGGAGAACAACTGGAGTTAGCGATGGAAAAGGCAAAAGACGAGCAAGAG GAGTGGGGAGAACAACTGGAGTTAGAGTTGGAGTTAGCGATGGAAAAGGCAAAAGATGAGCAAGAGGAGTTTGGAGAACAACTGGAGTTAGCGATGGAAAAGGCAAAAGACGAGCAAGAGGAGTTTGGAGAACAACTGGAGTTAGCGATGGAAAAGGCAAAAGACGAGCAAGAGGATTGGGGAGAACAACTGGAGTTAGCGATGGAAAAGGCAAAAGACGAGCAAGAGGAGTGGGGAGAACAACTGGAGTTAGCGATGGAAAAGGCAAAAGACGAGCAAGAGGATTGGGGAGAACAACTGGAGTTAGCGATGGAAAAGGCAAAAGACGAGCAAGAGGAGTGGGGAGAACAACTGGAGTTAGAGTTGGAGTTAGCGATGGAAAAGGCAAAAGATGAGCAAGAGGAGTTTGGAGAACAACTGGAGTTAGCGATGGAAAAGGCAAAAGACGAACAAGAGGAGTTTGGAGAACAACTGGAGTTAGCGATGGAAAAGGCAAAAGATGAGCAAGAGGAGTGGGGAGAACAACTGGAGTTAGAGTTGGAGTTAGCGATGGAAAAGGCAAAAGATGAGCAAGAGGAGTTTGGAGAACAACTGGAGTTAGCGATGGAAAAGGCAAAAGACGAGCAAGAGGATTGGGGAGAACAACTGGAGTTAGCGATGGAAAAGGCAAAAGACGAGCAAGAGGAGTGGGGAGAACAACTGGAGTTAGAGTTGGAGTTAGCGATGGAAAAGGCAAAAGATGAGCAAGAGGAGTTTGGAGAACAACTGGAGTTAGCGATGGAAAAGGCAAAAGACGAGCAAGAGGAGTTTGGAGAACAACTGGAGTTAGCAATGGAAAAGTGGAAAGATGAGCAAGAGGAGTGGGGAGAACAACTGGAGTTAGCGATGGAAAAGTGGAAAGATGAGCAAGAGGAGTGGGGAGAACAACTGGGGCTAGAGATGGAAAAGCTTATAGAAGAGCGAGAGGAGTTAGAAGAAGAAGAGTTTATGAAGACAGGGGTGCTCCCTAGGAGTGCCCATAAAATCTGGCCACCCCAGTGGCCACCCCTACATTAA
- the LOC113052962 gene encoding neurofilament medium polypeptide-like isoform X2, with protein MSFMSPSRSFSSSSLSGSLGSRGGLFGSISPATIGNLANTLRPTVQINSSTFPPADDKETMKGLNDRLAGYLSKVRLLEDSNIELEKQIKEALMRKGAESDRDWSAYEKIINDLRNQLQEMTMDNARLFLQIDNARLAADDFKVKFESEQAMRQGVEQDLAGLRKMLDDTYMGRMQLEGQIESMREELVFLKKSHEEDVANLKSHISDSQVNVQMESKNNADLNETINNIRTQYERAAQKSREETEEWYKNKFDSITAEVTQNTEALQAGKTELNELRRTKQTLEIDLQALHNMIRSLEDSLRETEARYAHEVNGYNSGLVQLEGELGQVRAQVERQAAEYDALLNIKSKLEAEIATYHCLLEGVVDDEGDKNREEFSLEQALYAAPPPSVGLKKAIVITQEIVDRKGVSQSELEQNPTDHNNHVFGEEEELAEPLVLALELAMEKVKDEQEEFGEQLELAMEKAKDEQEEFGEQLELAMEKAKDEQEEFGEQLELAMEKVKDKQEEFGEQLELQLELAMEKAKDEQEEWGEQLELAMEKAKDEQEEFGEQLELAMEKVKDKQEEFGEQLELQLELAMEKAKDEQEEWGEQLELAMEKAKDEQEEFGEQLELAMEKVKDKQEEFGEQLELQLELAMEKAKDEQEEWGEQLELELELAMEKAKDEQEEFGEQLELAMEKAKDEQEEFGEQLELVMEKAKDEQEEFGEQLELVMEKAKDEQEEFGEQLELAMEKAKDEQEEFGEQLELAMEKAKDEQEEWGEQLELELELAMEKAKDEQEEFGEQLELAMEKAKDEQEEFGEQLELVMEKAKDEQEEFGEQLELVMEKAKDEQEEFGEQLELAMEKAKDEQEEWGEQLELELELAMEKAKDEQEEFGEQLELAMEKAKDEQEDWGEQLELAMEKAKDEQEEFGEQLELAMEKAKDEQEEFGEQLELAMEKAKDEQEEWGEQLELELELAMEKAKDEQEEFGEQLELAMEKAKDEQEEFGEQLELAMEKAKDEQEDWGEQLELAMEKAKDEQEEWGEQLELAMEKAKDEQEDWGEQLELAMEKAKDEQEEWGEQLELELELAMEKAKDEQEEFGEQLELAMEKAKDEQEEWGEQLELELELAMEKAKDEQEEFGEQLELAMEKAKDEQEDWGEQLELAMEKAKDEQEEWGEQLELELELAMEKAKDEQEEFGEQLELAMEKAKDEQEEFGEQLELAMEKWKDEQEEWGEQLELAMEKWKDEQEEWGEQLGLEMEKLIEEREELEEEEFMKTGVLPRSAHKIWPPQWPPLH; from the exons ATGTCATTCATGAGCCCTTCCAGGAGTTTCTCCAGCTCAAGTCTGTCTGGTAGCTTGGGGTCAAGGGGTGGTTTGTTCGGGTCCATTTCCCCAGCCACTATAGGGAATCTGGCAAACACACTGCGTCCCACTGTGCAGATCAACAGCAGCACTTTTCCCCCAGCTGATGATAAAGAGACCATGAAGGGTCTGAATGACCGTCTGGCGGGGTATCTGTCAAAAGTGCGACTCCTGGAGGACTCCAACATTGAACTGGAGAAGCAAATCAAAGAGGCTCTGATGAGGAAAGGAGCTGAGAGTGACAGAGACTGGAGCGCCTATGAGAAGATCATTAATGATCTGAGAAACCAG CTCCAGGAAATGACCATGGACAATGCCAGACTCTTCTTACAGATAGACAATGCGAGGCTGGCTGCTGACGATTTCAAAGTCAA GTTTGAGTCGGAGCAGGCCATGCGGCAAGGGGTGGAGCAGGATCTGGCAGGACTCCGTAAGATGCTGGACGACACTTACATGGGCCGCATGCAGCTGGAGGGCCAGATCGAGTCTATGAGAGAAGAGCTGGTGTTCCTGAAGAAGAGCCACGAGGAG GATGTTGCCAACCTGAAGAGTCATATCAGTGACTCTCAAGTCAATGTGCAAATGGAGTCTAAAAACAATGCAGACCTCAATGAGACCATTAATAACATCCGCACGCAGTACGAGCGAGCCGCGCAGAAGAGCCGCGAGGAAACTGAAGAGTGGTATAAAAACAAA TTTGACAGCATCACAGCTGAGGTGACTCAGAACACAGAAGCTCTGCAGGCAGGAAAGACCGAGCTGAACGAGCTGCGCAGGACGAAACAAACTCTAGAAATTGACCTGCAGGCTCTGCACAATATG ATTCGATCCCTCGAAGATTCGCTGCGTGAAACAGAGGCACGTTACGCTCATGAAGTCAATGGGTACAACTCTGGATTGGTGCAGCTGGAGGGAGAGCTGGGACAGGTGCGAGCGCAGGTGGAGCGTCAGGCGGCCGAGTATGATGCCCTGCTGAACATCAAGTCCAAACTGGAGGCAGAGATTGCCACCTATCATTGCCTCCTGGAGGGTGTTGTTGACGACGAGGGGGACAAAAATAG AGAGGAATTTTCTTTAGAGCAGGCGTTGTATGCAG CTCCTCCGCCTTCCGTCGGACTTAAGAAAGCCATCGTCATCACGCAAGAAATAGTGGACAGAAAAGGGGTCTCTCAGAGTGAACTTGAGCAAAATCCTACTGATCACAACAACCACGTTTTTGGGGAGGAAGAGGAGTTGGCAGAACCACTGGTGTTAGCTTTGGAGTTAGCAATGGAAAAGGTGAAAGACGAACAAGAGGAGTTTGGAGAACAACTGGAGTTAGCGATGGAAAAGGCAAAAGATGAGCAAGAGGAGTTTGGAGAACAACTGGAGTTAGCGATGGAAAAGGCAAAAGATGAGCAAGAGGAGTTTGGAGAACAACTGGAGTTAGCAATGGAAAAGGTGAAAGACAAGCAAGAGGAGTTTGGAGAACAACTGGAGTTACAGTTGGAGTTAGCGATGGAAAAGGCAAAAGATGAGCAAGAGGAGTGGGGAGAACAACTGGAGTTAGCGATGGAAAAGGCAAAAGACGAACAAGAGGAGTTTGGAGAACAACTGGAGTTAGCAATGGAAAAGGTGAAAGACAAGCAAGAGGAGTTTGGAGAACAACTGGAGTTACAGTTGGAGTTAGCGATGGAAAAGGCAAAAGATGAGCAAGAGGAGTGGGGAGAACAACTGGAGTTAGCGATGGAAAAGGCAAAAGATGAGCAAGAGGAGTTTGGAGAACAACTGGAGTTAGCAATGGAAAAGGTGAAAGACAAGCAAGAGGAGTTTGGAGAACAACTGGAGTTACAGTTGGAGTTAGCGATGGAAAAGGCAAAAGATGAGCAAGAGGAGTGGGGAGAACAACTGGAGTTAGAGTTGGAGTTAGCGATGGAAAAGGCAAAAGATGAGCAAGAGGAGTTTGGAGAACAACTGGAGTTAGCGATGGAAAAGGCAAAAGACGAGCAAGAAGAGTTTGGAGAACAACTGGAGTTAGTGATGGAAAAGGCAAAAGACGAGCAAGAGGAGTTTGGAGAACAACTGGAGTTAGTGATGGAAAAGGCAAAAGATGAGCAAGAGGAGTTTGGAGAACAACTGGAGTTAGCGATGGAAAAGGCAAAAGATGAGCAAGAGGAGTTTGGAGAACAACTGGAGTTAGCGATGGAAAAGGCAAAAGACGAGCAAGAGGAGTGGGGAGAACAACTGGAGTTAGAGTTGGAGTTAGCGATGGAAAAGGCAAAAGATGAGCAAGAGGAGTTTGGAGAACAACTGGAGTTAGCGATGGAAAAGGCAAAAGACGAGCAAGAAGAGTTTGGAGAACAACTGGAGTTAGTGATGGAAAAGGCAAAAGACGAGCAAGAGGAGTTTGGAGAACAACTGGAGTTAGTGATGGAAAAGGCAAAAGATGAGCAAGAGGAGTTTGGAGAACAACTGGAGTTAGCGATGGAAAAGGCAAAAGATGAGCAAGAGGAGTGGGGAGAACAACTGGAGTTAGAGTTGGAGTTAGCGATGGAAAAGGCAAAAGATGAGCAAGAGGAGTTTGGAGAACAACTGGAGTTAGCGATGGAAAAGGCAAAAGACGAGCAAGAGGATTGGGGAGAACAACTGGAGTTAGCGATGGAAAAGGCAAAAGACGAGCAAGAGGAGTTTGGAGAACAACTGGAGTTAGCAATGGAAAAGGCAAAAGACGAACAAGAGGAGTTTGGAGAACAACTGGAGTTAGCGATGGAAAAGGCAAAAGATGAGCAAGAGGAGTGGGGAGAACAACTGGAGTTAGAGTTGGAGTTAGCGATGGAAAAGGCAAAAGATGAGCAAGAGGAGTTTGGAGAACAACTGGAGTTAGCGATGGAAAAGGCAAAAGACGAGCAAGAGGAGTTTGGAGAACAACTGGAGTTAGCGATGGAAAAGGCAAAAGACGAGCAAGAGGATTGGGGAGAACAACTGGAGTTAGCGATGGAAAAGGCAAAAGACGAGCAAGAGGAGTGGGGAGAACAACTGGAGTTAGCGATGGAAAAGGCAAAAGACGAGCAAGAGGATTGGGGAGAACAACTGGAGTTAGCGATGGAAAAGGCAAAAGACGAGCAAGAGGAGTGGGGAGAACAACTGGAGTTAGAGTTGGAGTTAGCGATGGAAAAGGCAAAAGATGAGCAAGAG GAGTTTGGAGAACAACTGGAGTTAGCGATGGAAAAGGCAAAAGATGAGCAAGAGGAGTGGGGAGAACAACTGGAGTTAGAGTTGGAGTTAGCGATGGAAAAGGCAAAAGATGAGCAAGAGGAGTTTGGAGAACAACTGGAGTTAGCGATGGAAAAGGCAAAAGACGAGCAAGAGGATTGGGGAGAACAACTGGAGTTAGCGATGGAAAAGGCAAAAGACGAGCAAGAGGAGTGGGGAGAACAACTGGAGTTAGAGTTGGAGTTAGCGATGGAAAAGGCAAAAGATGAGCAAGAGGAGTTTGGAGAACAACTGGAGTTAGCGATGGAAAAGGCAAAAGACGAGCAAGAGGAGTTTGGAGAACAACTGGAGTTAGCAATGGAAAAGTGGAAAGATGAGCAAGAGGAGTGGGGAGAACAACTGGAGTTAGCGATGGAAAAGTGGAAAGATGAGCAAGAGGAGTGGGGAGAACAACTGGGGCTAGAGATGGAAAAGCTTATAGAAGAGCGAGAGGAGTTAGAAGAAGAAGAGTTTATGAAGACAGGGGTGCTCCCTAGGAGTGCCCATAAAATCTGGCCACCCCAGTGGCCACCCCTACATTAA